From Mya arenaria isolate MELC-2E11 chromosome 1, ASM2691426v1, a single genomic window includes:
- the LOC128230488 gene encoding serine/threonine-protein kinase 16-like, translated as MDVFTLLDSLGFGAIYKMGCMCGKEIVNVNNRRFYVRSRLGDGGFSVVDLLEEARTRQLFAMKRITCHGKMDERIAMREIEVMRAFKHKHLVPLEEYTTVTIGHHEQSQDAITEVMLVMPYYKRGTIQERLDALNRKGERMKEDDIWRLFSGITKGVKEMHAHDPSYAHRDIKPGNVMIDDEGEAVLMDLGSAAPARVEIKTRSEAQALQDDAAERCSMLYRPPELFNVEPGTNIDERTDIWSLGCLLYAMAFGESPFEKAYQRGDSIALAVLSQNITFPQNSFSCAVEECVRLCLVINPMERVFIDKVITKILLVTGEV; from the exons atggaTGTCTTCACACTCCTTGATAGTTTAGGATTTGGAGCCATATACAAGATGGGATGCATGTGTGGGAAGGAAATAGTGAATGTCAACAACAGAAGGTTTTATGTGCGCTCAAGACTCGGGGATGG cGGTTTTAGTGTGGTTGACCTTTTGGAAGAAGCAAGAACACGTCAACTGTTTGCGATGAAAAGAATCACATGTCATGGGAAGATGGACGAGAGAATCGCTATGAGGGAAATCGAAGTGATGAGAGCATTCAAACACAAGCATCTTGTGCCACTGGAAGAATACACAACGGTCACTATTGGTCACCATGAACAGTCGCAGGACGCAATCACAGAGGTCATGCTTGTTATGCCGTATTATAAG agAGGTACTATACAAGAGCGTTTAGATGCGCTGAACCGGAAAGGGGAAAGAATGAAGGAAGATGATATTTGGAGGCTGTTTTCTGGAATCACAAAGGGCGTTAAAGAGATGCATGCTCACGACCCTTCATATGCACATAG GGACATAAAACCAGGCAATGTTATGATTGATGATGAAGGTGAAGCCGTGTTAATGGATCTTGGATCTGCAGCCCCTGCAAGGGTAGAAATCAAAACCCGCTCAGAGGCACAAGCTTTGCAG GATGATGCTGCAGAACGTTGTTCAATGTTGTACAGGCCGCCAGAGCTGTTTAACGTTGAACCAGGTACCAACATTGATGAACGCACAGATATTTGG tctCTTGGTTGTTTGCTGTATGCAATGGCATTTGGAGAGTCCCCTTTTGAAAAGGCTTATCAGAGAGGAGACAGTATAGCACTGGCAGTTTTGTCCCAGAATATCACATTCCCTCAAAACAG TTTTTCTTGTGCGGTGGAGGAGTGTGTGCGGCTGTGCTTGGTAATCAACCCAATGGAAAGAGTGTTCATTGATAAAGTTATCACAAAAATATTGCTTGTAACTGGGGAAGTGTGA